The DNA region AGTCGGAACCGAATTGAAAGTCGAGCGCGACTCGGACGTACGAGAACggggagagaaaaggaaaatcaAAACCTTAATCATTAAACAGAGCGAGGTATAGTAATTAAAAAGGACACACAGGCAGGCACACTAGGCCGATTATTCAACACCGGCAGCAGCAGAATTAGAAGGCACGCAGCCAAGCACGGGCCGCAGCTAGCTCCGGCCGACGATATCCCTCGCTCATCAGGCGCGGCAGTGCGTGGTGCagaagcagcggcggcggaaTCCGCGGCACCTGCCGTCGGGGAAGCCCTCCGTCCTGCAGACGTTGGCGCAGTTGGCCCGGCGCACGCAGGGGCCACGGAACCTGTGGCTCTGCGACAGGCACGTACGCGCCTCCGCCACGCCCACCGGCCCACCAACCTCTGATGAATGGCAATACATAGCAAAGACGACATGCAGAGAGCCAGTTCAGATGAGCTAGATCGAGTTGAGTTCAGAGGATCAGCCGGCCGGGCGACGACGTACCTGTGGccacgagcagcagcagcacgaggAGCACCGCCGAGAAGAGCTTCCGAGAGAGCTCCATTGCTAGCACGAGGAGGACTCTGAGGATCTCTGGAAATTAACGGAGGAGCGACAGATGAAGCTTGAAGGGCGCTGGAACAAGCTGGGCTGGGTGTCCTGGCGTTATATTAGAGACGACGCCCGTGGCACACGAGCGAGACGAGATGATGGGGGTGGCATGGCAgcgcggcacggcacggcacgaGATGCGAGACGTGACGCGACTAGATTAACCAGATGTGTGAAAAGAACGACGAGGAGGTAAAGCAACACGAGCGCGCGTCCACGAGCGTGCAGCGAGGCGCGTACGTGTAAAGACCCTGCCGTCCTCGCGCTTTACAGCTCGCAACGGGACACCGTAAAAGCTGGGAGCGTTCCAGAGCTGGCGGCGATGCGTGCGAGCAGTGCCCAGCACCGCACGTAGCAAGCTCCTCCAGCTGCAGTTTGTCTTGATGGTGAGGCCATGGCAAGGCCAGGGCAGCCTGATCTAGTTCGCAACAGGAGTAGGGTGCAGGTGTTGTGAGCTTTTTCAGGCGTGGATGGATGTGCATTTTACTGTTGTGGCGCAGTTCATGCGAAACTCCTGCGTTTTATCGTCACCACGTGTGCGCCTTCGTTAATGGTGGTGCCTCGCTGATTTGATGTcggcatttctttttctcttttcctttgcAGGAAATCTGCAGCAAGTGCAatccttttcttttttaaaaaaaaggaagTGCATTCCTTTTCAGAAAGTGAAAAAGTTTGCCATACTGATTTAGAAAACGTAATTTATTGGAGTCGGTGCAGTTTGTCAAATAAAGGAGCTCACGGATCCGATCTTCCTCGATCGAAAGAACGAATGCTGTGGATCGTCAATCAGTTTTGGACGAGAAAAGCGAGACATTCAGAGGTTTACGGAATAAAGCCACCATGTTGATAGCGCGACGCATCAGCTTTAATTTCTTTTGCTGGTAATTTCCAGCGTTTTCAATCTGCACCATCAGTCTGACGTTTGCCAAGCCTTTTCTTCCCCTTTGCATCAAATGCCATTTCCACCAGGTTCCGAAGCGATGCCTGGCCTGGTGGGTGCGCTTTCCATGGGCTTTATGTCGGTGCAGTATAAGCCCACTGGTTCCGTTAGTTTGAGCCCATCCATAGTCATCTTGTCATCCTTTTGCAGCTGCGAAAGCCCAACAACTAACTCGACCCACTTTCTCTCAACAAAAACTGCTTCCGGAAGCAGCCCACCAAAAATAGCCTCAACAATTTCTCATGTAAGTtgaaatgaaaaaaaaactcatcttttttaaaagaaaagaaaagaaagatagCATTAGCAAACAGTATGATGTACGACCAGTCAAACGGAACCGTGCAGCAATGTTGACGAAACTGCGTCAGCATTACAACGTAGGAGCACCCAAATTAACGAGGTCAATTGTATTCAAGTCCGTACTCCGAGATCTCGAGAACACGTTTCTATGAATCTGACCCGCCCTCCGGCAGCAGCTAGCTGCCTAGCTTCCGTCGACATTCAAAATTCAGCATTTGAATTGGCAAGTATACTAGTAGTAGCTACAGTACGCAGGAAACTGTGCCGCAAAAATGGCGGAAATATCAGTCATCGTCAACGAAAAGCTTCCTTTTCGTGCCGCGACTTGCGAGGCGAGCCGAAGTATGGATGGCAATGGGTACGAAATATCCGCGTACCCACAGATACCAAATCCGATGGGCGTGGATACGGGTCTGGGCTCGCGGATACGGGCACGGGTACAACTTTAAACCTAACGGATATTTCCTAACAGATTTGAAAAATTGATACTCAGAACCCGCAAACCCGTCAGACCCGCTAATATGTGGGCCTGAGtatccatatatatatatatacactatCGTTTCACTTCACCTCTATTTTTTTCCCATCTCCGTTACTTCCACTCCCAGCCGCCACCCCACCCAGCGCCCCAGCCAGCACCCCTCCTCCTCAGGCGGTTAGGCGACTTAGGCCCCGACGCCCCGTGCCATAAGTGCGGCGTCGCACCCACCCAtccccgcccccgccggccACAGCCCCCCCTCCTCAGCTCTTCCGCTATCACCCggtcgcccccccccccccccctcctcggCTCCTCCCGCGCCGGCCGAGCCTAGAACCTAGCAATGGCCGCGCCCAGAACCCAGCGCTGGCCGCCCCTAGGACCCAGCACCGCTTGAGCCCAGGCTCCAATGCCGGCCACGCCTAAGAGCCTAGGCCACGCGCCAGCCATGCCCAGGCGCCCGCGTCCCCGGCCGCCTGACATCCGCGCCTAGGTGCTTTTCGTCCAGCACATCCACAGGTATGTCCTGCACTGATCTGTTGTGCTTTAATGCTAGTTCTGCAGCGATATGCTTGATTTGCATGAGAAAGTTACTGTTATGCTAGATATGCTTGGTCTTTTAGCTGCAGTGCATTGAATGACTAATGTACTGATCGGAACATGTTAATTGTTCTACAGTTACAATGGCCAGTGCTCCTACTAGCTCCCAAGTTCCAAGTTCCCAAGCATCAGGTGTTGTAGTGGTTGCGGCTGATACAACAGAAGATAATGTTGTGCACATTTCAGATGGGGAGGAAGAAGCTCTTGCTGCTTCCGATAAAAGGAGGAAACTTTATTCTAAAGTGTGGAATGACTTCGTCCAAGTGTGTGTTGATGGAGAATGGAAGGCCAAATGTAATTACTGTGGCAAGAAACTTTCAGCCATATCAAGGAATGATACAACCCATCTGAAATCTTATCCTTTAAATAATAACAAGCAAGTAATTTGCGGTTTGGAACCACTGAAAAAGGGTCAGTGACCGTAGAAAACTATGTGTTTGATCAAGAAGTAGGTAGGAAAGCTCTTTATTCTATGATCATATTGCATGAGTACCCACTGTCTATTGTTGATCACCATGGTTTTCGTAAGTTTGTTAGTGCCTTGCAACTTTTGTTTAAAATGGGTACTAGAAAGAATATTAGAAGGGACATAATGCATTTCTATAAGGGTGAGAAAAG from Panicum hallii strain FIL2 chromosome 9, PHallii_v3.1, whole genome shotgun sequence includes:
- the LOC112876110 gene encoding defensin Ec-AMP-D2-like; the protein is MELSRKLFSAVLLVLLLLVATEVGGPVGVAEARTCLSQSHRFRGPCVRRANCANVCRTEGFPDGRCRGFRRRCFCTTHCRA